One region of Primulina tabacum isolate GXHZ01 chromosome 17, ASM2559414v2, whole genome shotgun sequence genomic DNA includes:
- the LOC142531502 gene encoding uncharacterized protein LOC142531502 codes for MAAEGMRFSAGKLVWNRRLIMTASRTLLQFQRKGLDFRAFSSSASDTSNQSRGRLPRFFSQTLPPHKGGFVRVEGEEFWHMTKVLRLNINDRVELFDGKGQLIEGHIKDIKRGGVEFEALEDPKLVSPITTQWHVFAAFGTLKGGRADWLVEKCTELGASSVTPLLTKHSHSISENRVDRLQRVILAASKQCQRLHEMILKPPVEVGELLPIVAQVKLSFVAVAEATPILCTLNSLKREPAGVMIIGPEGDFTSEELNAMKEAGAFAVGLGPYRLRVETATMSLLATLMLWSDSQESNSS; via the exons ATGGCGGCGGAAGGAATGAGATTCTCTGCGGGAAAATTGGTTTGGAATCGAAGGCTAATCATGACAGCGAGCCGCACATTGTTGCAGTTCCAGAGGAAGGGCTTGGATTTTCGAGCATTCTCATCTTCAGCTTCCGATACTTCGAACCAGTCTCGCGGCCGTCTCCCACGCTTTTTCTCTCAAACCCTACCTCCTCACAAG GGTGGGTTTGTGCGTGTGGAAGGGGAGGAATTCTGGCACATGACTAAAGTTCTCAGGTTAAACATCAATGATAG GGTAGAGCTATTTGATGGAAAGGGACAACTGATTGAAGGGCACATAAAGGATATTAAACGAGGAGGTGTAGAGTTTGAAGCACTGGAGGACCCAAAATTGGTTTCCCCTATAACAACGCAGTGGCATGTTTTTGCAGCTTTTG GCACTTTGAAGGGAGGTCGAGCTGATTGGCTTGTGGAGAAATGCACG GAGCTGGGAGCATCTAGTGTAACACCTTTGCTGACTAAGCATTCTCATTCAATATCAGAAAATCGTGTGGATAGATTGCAACGAGTTATTCTAGCTGCGTCTAAACAAT GTCAACGTTTACATGAAATGATTTTGAAGCCTCCTGTGGAAGTTGGTGAACTTCTACCAATC GTAGCGCAGGTCAAATTATCTTTTGTGGCTGTCGCAGAGGCTACTCCTATTTTATGTACACTGAATTCCTTAAAAAGGGAACCTGCTGGAGTCATGATCATTGGTCCAGAAGGAG ATTTCACTAGTGAGGAGTTGAATGCCATGAAGGAGGCTGGTGCGTTTGCCGTAGGCCTTGGCCCATATCGATTACGAGTTGAAACTGCTACGATGTCACTCCTTGCAACTCTGATGCTATGGTCTGACTCTCAGGAATCAAACAGCAGCTAG
- the LOC142531493 gene encoding putative zinc metallopeptidase EGY3, chloroplastic, which produces MATTLFSSVSCPSSWTLEKSYTLHGPSLCRLSRSPFGHRLKFSGKRLNFCLKAEEKNESPSSSVAVEEPKEEGADNGKKDVNIEDGFGNAKNEGEAAGYVENEKGKLQEVDWKQDEAFKNFMGNPSIEAAIKLEKRRTERKLQELNRERSGNPFVSFFKNLVRANLSKEKERLEKAEETFKALDLNKLKNCFGFDTFFATDVRRFGDGGIFIGNLRKPIEEAIPKLEKKLSEAAGREVVVWFMEEKANDITKQACVVQPKSEIDLQFEYTKLSTPWGYISSIALAVTTFGTVALTSGLFLKPDASIDDYLANFVPLFGGFFAILAVSEIATRVTAARYGVKLSPSFLVPSNWTGCLGVMNNYESLLPNKKALFDIPVARTASAYLTSLVLAISAFVADGSFNGGDNALYIRPQFFYNNPLLSFIQYVIGPYTDDLGNVLPYAVEGVGVPVDPLAFAGLLGMVVTTLNLLPCGRLEGGRIAQAMFGRSTANVLTFATSLLLAIGGLSGSVLCLAWGLFATFFRGGEEVPAKDEITPLGDDRFAWGCVLFLICFLTLFPNGGGTFSSSFFGSPFFRKEL; this is translated from the exons ATGGCGACCACCCTCTTCTCTTCTGTTTCATGCCCTTCTTCGTGGACTCTCGAAAAAAGTTATACGCTTCATGGGCCGTCCCTTTGTCGACTTTCCAGAAGTCCTTTTGGCCATAGGTTGAAGTTTTCGGGGAAAAGATTGAATTTTTGCCTGAAAGCTGAGGAGAAAAACGAGTCCCCTTCCTCATCTGTGGCGGTGGAGGAGCCGAAAGAAGAGGGAGCTGACAATGGTAAGAAAGATGTAAATATCGAGGATGGGTTCGGGAATGCTAAGAATGAAGGTGAGGCTGCGGGGTATGTGGAAAACGAGAAAGGAAAGCTACAAGAAGTGGATTGGAAACAAGACGAGGCGTTCAAAAATTTCATGGGGAATCCTTCTATTGAGGCTGCGATAAAGCTTGAGAAGAGAAGGACTGAAAGGAAGCTTCAGGAGCTTAATAGAGAAAGAAGTGGCAATCCCTTTGTAAGCTTCTTCAAAAATTTGGTTCGTGCCAATTTGTCGAAAGAGAAAGAAAGGTTGGAGAAAGCAGAGGAGACTTTCAAGGCTCTTGATCTCAACAAG TTGAAGAACTGTTTCGGGTTCGATACCTTTTTCGCGACAGATGTTAGGAGGTTTGGGGATGGTGGGATTTTTATTGGAAATTTGAGAAAACCGATCGAAGAAGCAATACCTAAATTAGAGAAGAAGCTCTCAGAAGCTGCTGGGAGGGAGGTTGTTGTATGGTTTATGGAGGAAAAAGCAAACGATATCACCAAGCAG GCATGCGTCGTGCAACCCAAATCCGAGATCGATCTCCAATTCGAGTATACAAAACTAAGTACTCCTTGGGGTTACATTAGTTCTATAGCTTTGGCTGTCACAACTTTTGGGACTGTTGCTTTGACTAGTGGCCTTTTCCTGAAGCCAGATGCCTCCATTGATGACTACCTGGCTAACTTCGTACCCCTCTTTGGTGGATTTTTTGCTATTTTGGCAGTTTCTGAG ATAGCAACACGAGTAACAGCAGCCCGGTATGGTGTAAAACTGAGTCCCTCGTTTCTTGTCCCATCTAACTGGACTGGATGCCTTGGCGTCATGAATAACTATGAATCATTACTGCCTAACAAGAAGGCTCTGTTCGACATACCAGTAGCAAGAACGGCCAGCGCATATCTGACGTCCTTAGTTCTTGCAATTTCTGCTTTTGTAGCTGATGGTAGCTTCAACGGGGGTGACAATGCATT GTACATTCGACCTCAATTCTTTTATAATAACCCTCTTCTTTCCTTCATCCAATATGTGATTGGACCATACACCGATGATCTTGGTAATGTGTTACCATATGCAGTTGAAGGTGTAGGAGTCCCTGTCGACCCCCTTGCTTTTGCTGGTCTCTTGG GCATGGTGGTGACCACTCTGAACCTGCTCCCGTGTGGAAGACTAGAAGGAGGCCGTATCGCCCAAGCCATGTTCGGAAGAAGCACCGCTAATGTGTTAACTTTCGCAACATCCTTGCTCCTAGCCATCGGTGGGTTAAGTGGAAGTGTTCTGTGTCTAGCATGGGGACTGTTCGCAACGTTCTTTCGGGGAGGAGAGGAGGTTCCTGCAAAGGACGAGATTACACCGTTAGGGGACGATCGTTTTGCTTGGGGTTGCGTACTTTTCTTGATATGTTTCCTTACTCTTTTCCCTAATGGAGGAGGGACCTTTTCGAGTTCGTTTTTTGGGTCACCGTTTTTCAGGAAGGAGTTGTAA
- the LOC142531491 gene encoding aspartate--tRNA ligase, chloroplastic/mitochondrial, whose translation MSLLLLRSLPSGAFRARYSPSSPLSLILAFRRTKSNPIASLQRRAISSISASAASASETFSISAHKHPLRPSSDANSVALEWVSRTAFCGELSEPDVGKRVRLCGWVALHRVHGALIFVTLRDHTGTVQVTTLPDKFPEAHSVMNGLRLEYVIAVEGFVRPRPVESINKNMKTGSIEVAVEHVHVLNAVRFKLPFLVTTAEETKDSIKEEIRLRYRCLDLRRPHMYSNIVLRHRVVKLIRRYLEDFHGFIEIETPILSRSTPEGARDYLVPSRIQPGTFYALPQSPQLFKQMLMVSGFDKYYQIARCFRDEDLRADRQPEFTQLDMEMAFTPLEDMLKLNEDLIRKVFFETIGVELPNPFPRLTYAEAMIRYGSDRPDTRFDLELKDVSNVFRGSTFKVFADTLSSGGIIKALCVPSGATYYSNTALKKGDIYFEAIKSGAKGLPFLKVSSDGSLEGIPALVSSLDLAEQDCLLKLLSASSDDLILFAVGKPASVNKILDRLRIHVANELGLIDHSRHSILWVTDFPMFEWNDSEERLEALHHPFTAPNPEDMKDLSSARALAYDMVYNGVEIGGGSLRIYKRDVQEKVLEIVGISSEQAQAKFGYLLEALDMGAPPHGGIAFGLDRLVMLLSGASSIRDVIAFPKTTAAQCALTRSPSEVDAQQLKDLSLQTK comes from the exons ATGTCCCTTCTCCTCCTCCGCTCCCTTCCCTCCGGCGCTTTTCGCGCTAGGTACTCGCCGTCGTCGCCTCTCTCTCTCATTCTCGCTTTTCGCCGGACTAAATCGAATCCAATCGCATCGCTTCAGAGACGTGCGATTTCATCGATCTCTGCTTCCGCCGCTTCCGCTTCGGAAACCTTCAGTATCTCTGCTCACAAACATCCTCTACGACCCTCATCCGACGCAAATTCAGTCGCACTTGAATGGGTCAGTCGAACGGCCTTTTGTGGCGAATTGTCCGAACCCGACGTTGGTAAACGGGTCCGACTTTGCGGGTGGGTGGCTCTGCATCGTGTTCATGGTGCTCTCATTTTTGTCACTCTCCGTGACCATACCGGAACTGTTCAG GTAACGACGCTCCCAGATAAGTTTCCGGAGGCCCATTCTGTTATGAATGGATTGAGGCTTGAGTATGTAATAGCCGTGGAAGGTTTTGTTCGGCCTAGACCAGTGGAGTCTATCAACAAGAACATGAAGACGGGATCCATAGAG GTAGCTGTAGAGCACGTCCATGTGTTGAATGCGGTAAGGTTTAAGTTACCTTTCTTGGTGACCACTGCAGAGGAAACCAAAGATTCCATTAAAGAGGAAATCAGACTGAG ATATCGATGCCTTGATTTACGAAGACCTCATATGTATTCCAACATAGTTTTGCGGCACAGAGTGGTGAAACTTATTCGACGGTATCTTGAGGATTTTCATGGTTTTATAGAG ATCGAGACTCCAATTTTATCTAGGTCTACCCCAGAAGGTGCAAGAGATTATCTAGTGCCTTCTAGAATTCAG CCAGGAACATTTTATGCTTTGCCTCAAAGTCCACAGCTTTTCAAGCAAATGCTTATGGTATCTGGTTTTGATAAATACTATCAAATTGCAAG ATGCTTCAGGGATGAAGATCTGAGGGCAGATAGACAACCTGAATTCACGCAGTTGGACATGGAAATGGCATTCACTCCTCTGGAAGACATGCTGAAGCTCAATGAAGATTTAATCAGAAAG GTTTTTTTTGAGACCATTGGAGTTGAGCTACCAAACCCCTTTCCAAGGCTTACATATGCTGAAGCTATGATCAGATATGGTTCAGATAGACCTGACACCCGTTTTGATCTTGAACTGAAAGAT GTATCTAATGTTTTCAGGGGTTCAACCTTCAAAGTATTTGCAGATACCTTGTCTAGTGGGGGAATCATCAAGGCATTATGTGTCCCTTCAGGAGCAACATATTATTCAAATACAGCTCTCAAAAAGGGCGATATTTACTTTGAAGCCATAAAATCTGGAGCAAAGGGTTTGCCTTTCTTAAAGGTCTCAAGTGATG GGTCACTTGAAGGCATTCCTGCTCTTGTGTCTAGTTTGGATCTGGCCGAGCAAGATTGTTTGCTGAAGTTACTATCTGCCAGTTCAGATGATCTGATCCTGTTTGCGGTTGGTAAACCTGCGTCAGTTAATAAAATCTTAGACCGGCTGAGGATTCACGTAGCGAATGAGCTGGGCTTGATTGATCAT TCAAGGCATTCAATCTTGTGGGTGACTGATTTTCCAATGTTCGAATGGAATGACTCTGAGGAGAGGCTTGAG GCCTTGCATCATCCATTCACTGCCCCTAACCCTGAGGATATGAAGGATCTTTCATCTGCTCGTGCCTTGGCATATGACATGGTTTATAATGGTGTTGAG ATTGGAGGAGGAAGCTTAAGGATCTACAAACGTGACGTACAAGAAAAGGTGTTGGAAATTGTTGGGATCTCCTCTGAACAG GCTCAAGCAAAGTTTGGTTATCTATTGGAGGCTTTGGACATGGGTGCTCCTCCCCATG GAGGAATCGCTTTCGGGTTGGATAGACTTGTGATGCTATTATCAGGAGCTTCTTCCATTAGGGATGTCATCGCTTTCCCCAAGACGACCGCTGCGCAGTGTGCCCTTACTCGCTCCCCTTCGGAGGTGGATGCCCAGCAGCTTAAGGATCTCTCACTTCAGACGAAATAA
- the LOC142531887 gene encoding uncharacterized protein LOC142531887 encodes MANSWKRNQSIKILTPMNLLLFISSSLLLLAFLYFSTQNPHNNPNKISKDSVSGRPIKRFDCISSPQAYPVFANVVEGLKHSFLYSLADFGSLPEKPHKNIVRTLKGKPFRRPDISATVQELMEKMKGEGRNGMFVDVGANVGMATFAAAVMGFRVLAFEPVFENLQRICEGIYFNRVGDLVEVFEAAASDRSGNITFHKLVRRLDNSAVSAEGAKMAFKSNEEIELQVKSVPLDQVIQESEHVLLLKIDVQGWEYHVLKGASKLLSRKKNEAPYLIYEEDERLLQASNSSAKEIREFLRSMGYHQCMQHGTDAHCTKTD; translated from the exons ATGGCAAATTCCTGGAAAAGAAACCAATCCATTAAAATCCTAACCCCAATGAACCTGcttctcttcatctcctcaTCCCTTCTCCTGCTCGCGTTCCTCTACTTCTCCACCCAAAATCCCCACAATAATCCCAACAAGATCAGTAAAGATTCAGTATCTGGCAGACCCATCAAAAGATTCGATTGCATTAGCTCTCCTCAGGCTTACCCTGTGTTTGCCAACGTTGTTGAAGGACTCAAACACTCTTTCCTCTATTCTCTTGCGGACTTTGGGAGTTTACCGGAAAAGCCGCACAAAAACATTGTCAGGACGCTTAAAGGGAAGCCCTTTAGAAGGCCTGATATTTCTGCGACGGTACAAGAGTTGATGGAGAAGATGAAGGGGGAGGGCAGAAATGGGATGTTTGTGGACGTGGGAGCTAATGTGGGAATGGCTACTTTTGCTGCTGCTGTTATGGGTTTCAGGGTCCTGGCATTTGAGCCTGTTTTTGAGAATTTGCAGAGGATTTGTGAAGGAATTTATTTCAATAGAGTTGGAGACTTGGTGGAAGTTTTTGAAGCCGCTGCTTCTGATCGATCTGGGAACATCACATTTCATAAG TTGGTTCGCCGGCTTGACAATAGTGCAGTCTCAGCTGAAGGGGCTAAGATGGCTTTTAAGTCCAATGAGGAGATTGAACTACAAGTCAAGTCTGTCCCTCTCGATCAAGTTATACAAGAATCTGAGCATGTGCTTCTCCTCAAAATAGATGTTCAGGGTTGGGAGTATCATGTTCTAAAGGGCGCATCAAAATTATTATCAAGAAAGAAGAACGAAGCACCTTACCTTATATATGAAGAAGATGAACGTCTCTTGCAAGCAAGCAACAGCAGTGCGAAAGAGATCAGGGAATTTCTCAGAAGTATGGGATACCATCAGTGCATGCAGCATGGTACAGACGCACACTGCACTAAAACAGATTGA